The proteins below come from a single Aegilops tauschii subsp. strangulata cultivar AL8/78 chromosome 6, Aet v6.0, whole genome shotgun sequence genomic window:
- the LOC109745123 gene encoding uncharacterized protein: protein MSGRFNGLEFHHVKRDDNVVVDALAKMGAWPDPVPSNIFLEQLFNPSIKLQADQEPASEVGGSEPDHTEAEGSDPGIRKRRDRWLGAEITSSAHEVMAVIPAWTEPILAYLIQGELPEDKTVARHIVRRSAAYAEHNGELYKRSITCLPAMRLS, encoded by the coding sequence ATGTCAGGTCGGTTTAACGGATTGGAGTTCCACCATGTTAAACGTGATGACAATGTAGTGGTTGATGCACTGGCCAAGATGGGTGCATGGCCTGACCCTGTGCCCTCAAACATCTTCCTCGAGCAGCTCTTCAATCCGTCTATCAAGTTGCAGGCTGACCAGGAACCGGCCTCGGAGGTTGGGGGCTCTGAACCTGACCACACAGAGGCCGAGGGCTCAGACCCTGGCATACGCAAACGCAGAGACCGGTGGCTTGGGGCTGAGATAACATCATCAGCCCACGAGGTCATGGCGGTAATTCCGGCTTGGACCGAGCCCATCCTGGCCTATCTTATCCAAGGTGAGCTCCCCGAGGACAAGACAGTAGCCCGGCACATAGTTCGCCGATCTGCAGCGTATGCCGAGCACAACGGAGAGTTGTACAAGCGCAGCATCACCTGTCTTCCAGCGATGCGTCTCTCCTGA